In the Calonectris borealis chromosome 11, bCalBor7.hap1.2, whole genome shotgun sequence genome, one interval contains:
- the C11H15orf39 gene encoding uncharacterized protein C15orf39 homolog yields MASKRHLESLDPVIFNKLPRLETEPTAGFSDGLCKSSPVPNPSSENHFNYKGSYFACPLQSPDGPEQPLARWSPAAAYLHYGTGAGSQPVPAEGPLVSCLLYRPESLGTGLQPPGAEKGKDSLMRELLMAREKWTSPPPAPGHPFPVKKPVAVNKAAPLAVPKPVYRAPACFVDPRMALPLGPRAESLQQRPGDADWALPAAAPASHPLHPGEPRGGTGLHKRGPHSDPSLPPLHPSLALPAKEKVGSPVTFSPYYTAFEKYGAPPGTPFLEASCPAAHSQRKVPEVPSLSPDPWLKLQPPAASPAYRERPPACYPHTPYPLPLHKAALLYHPPAPSAEAQPSALPGAYKGFGFAGSGEPFPGAYLKPQAPRSYFPGPLDTYVPRAAGAGAVASPPAKSAALPRDAEPPRRAGYLPSPGFAFSPGDTAVFGTSFAGTEPGCQQHRAESPRRRAAARHNSAFQPVCAPEKVPGGPSGLAETFPKGEGGWVKPSRGEQEPPYPGRRRASPAPQETPRGGPPAPIIGGKGDACKVKDAAKELVPPSLAASPPEGLKVPRDGEVSPSSPPMPVINNVFSLAPYRDYLEGTEGSAQVPFSREQLRGDTPPRIAGSSREPPALGDVSVMSSLLPTGMAAGQALKTGSGAVQSQGESCYGRVPGKPKLVPQDPGSQGGSPSGAGSGEPAPEDVALDLSLKKRLVKAGETPGPVRRTEGTPDRGDAEEEEEGPGRKGRVGEGAKPRALPSLLEVGSGDKSNFQSSATFMFKKYKILRSLPPSTVPPRQAGSPRAPQPSPPPPAPSGSTPTPPPPRTPLASPPASSPPAPQPGPQPSTSALRGARPDPQQPPLPEAPRTPGEESVSLPGQCEAPAPQTSAGQYFTTLHTSLCDIISCSVSRTSPELLREWLKKAEPAEELGEMPKSPLKPKNGSKIPEPQKPTKGKEIWLAFQDVAALLTNLLSQLETFMFARKCPFPHVVRAGAVFIPIHVVKEKLFPKLPGTSVDQVLQEHKVELRPTTLSEERHLRDLELKSCTSRMLKLLALKQLPDIYPDLLNLHWHDSIRQQLGR; encoded by the coding sequence ATGGCCTCAAAACGGCACTTGGAGTCTCTGGACCCCGTGATTTTCAACAAGCTACCTCGGCTGGAGACGGAGCCCACCGCCGGCTTCTCCGACGGCCTCTGCAAATCCAGCCCTGTGCCCAACCCCAGCTCCGAAAACCATTTCAACTACAAGGGCTCCTACTTCGCCTGCCCGCTGCAAAGCCCCGACGGCCCCGAGCAGCCCCTGGCACGCTGGAGCCCGGCAGCCGCCTACCTGCACTACGGCACCGGTGCCGGCAGCCAGCCCGTGCCGGCGGAGGGGCCGCTGGTGAGCTGCCTGCTGTACCGACCCGAGAGCCTGGGgaccgggctgcagcccccgggcgCCGAAAAGGGCAAGGACAGCCTGATGCGGGAGCTGCTGATGGCGAGGGAGAAGTGGACCAGCCCGCCCCCGGCTCCGGGACACCCCTTCCCGGTGAAGAAGCCGGTGGCGGTGAACAAGGCGGCCCCCCTGGCTGTCCCCAAGCCGGTGTACAGAGCCCCGGCGTGCTTCGTCGACCCCAGGATGGCCCTGCCGCTGGGACCCCGGGCAGAGAGCCTGCAGCAGAGACCGGGGGATGCAGACTGGgctctgcccgccgccgcccccgccagcCACCCTCTCCACCCCGGCGAGCCCCGCGGCGGCACCGGGCTGCACAAGAGGGGTCCCCACTCCGACCCCAGCCTCCCACCGCTGCACCCCAGCCTGGCGCTGCCCGCCAAGGAGAAGGTGGGCTCCCCCGTCACCTTCTCCCCCTACTACACCGCCTTTGAGAAATACGGGGCCCCCCCCGGTACCCCCTTCCTGGAAGCCAGCTGCCCCGCTGCCCACAGCCAGAGGAAGGTGCCCGAggtccccagcctcagcccgGACCCGTGGCTCAAGCTCCAGCcgcccgccgccagcccggcGTACCGGGAGAGGCCGCCGGCGTGCTACCCACACACCCCCTACCCGCTGCCCCTCCATAAGGCTGCCCTCCTCTACCACCCCCCGGCTCCCAGCGCGGAGGCACAGCCCAGCGCCCTGCCCGGTGCCTACAAAGGCTTCGGTTTTGCAGGAAGCGGGGAGCCCTTTCCCGGCGCGTACCTGAAGCCCCAAGCCCCAAGGAGCTACTTTCCCGGCCCCTTGGACACCTACGTGCCGAGGGCAGCCGGTGCCGGTGCGGTGGCATCACCGCCTGCCAAGTCAGCGGCGCTGCCGAGGGATGCCGAGCCGCCGCGGCGAGCCGGCTACTTGCCGAGCCCTGGCTTTGCCTTCAGCCCCGGCGACACGGCCGTATTCGGCACCTCCTTCGCCGGCACGGAGCCGGGCTGCCAGCAGCACCGGGCGGAAAGTCcccggcggcgagcggcggcgaGGCACAACAGTGCTTTCCAACCCGTGTGTGCCCCGGAAAAGGTGCCCGGGGGCCCCAGTGGGCTCGCAGAGACCTTTCCCAAAGGAGAAGGCGGCTGGGTGAAACCCAGCCGGGGGGAGCAGGAACCCCCCTacccagggaggaggagggccAGCCCGGCCCCCCAGGAGACCCCCCGAGGGGGACCACCGGCTCCCATCATCGGAGGGAAGGGAGATGCCTGCAAGGTCAAGGATGCAGCCAAGGAGCTCGTCCCCCCTTCTCTGGCTGCCTCCCCTCCGGAGGGGCTGAAAGTCCCAAGGGACGGCGaggtttctccttcctccccgcccATGCCAGTGATCAACAACGTCTTCAGCCTGGCACCTTACCGAGACTACCTGGAAGGGACCGAGGGCTCAGCCCAGGTCCCCTTCTCCAGGGAGCAGCTGCGGGGGGACACCCCACCCCGAATCGCGGGGAGCAGCCGTGAGCCCCCTGCCCTCGGAGACGTCTCGGTGATGTCCAGCCTGCTGCCCACGGGGATGGCGGCCGGCCAGGCGCTGAAGACGGGCAGCGGCGCAGTCCAGAGCCAAGGGGAAAGCTGTTACGGAAGGGTTCCCGGAAAACCAAAGCTTGTGCCCCAAGACCCGGGGTCTCAGGGGGGCAGccccagcggggcggggagcggggagccggcCCCCGAGGACGTCGCGCTGGACCTCAGCTTGAAGAAGAGACTGGTGAAAGCTGGGGAGACCCCGGGACCCGTCAGACGCACGGAGGGGACGCCGGACAGGGGGgatgcggaggaggaggaagagggtccagggaggaaggggagggtgggagagggggCCAAGCCCCGGGCGCTGCCCTCGCTGCTCGAGGTGGGCTCTGGGGACAAGAGCAACTTCCAGAGCTCGGCCACCTTCATGTTCAAAAAATACAAGATCCTGCGCTCCCTCCCGCCCAGCACCGTGCCCCCCCGGcaggccggcagcccccgcgccccccagcccagcccgccgccgccagccccttCCGGcagcacccccacacccccaccgccccgcacccccctcgcctccccgccggccagcagccccccggccccgcagcccggcccccagcccagcacctccGCTCTGCGGGGGGCTCGCCCAGACCCgcagcagcccccgctgcccgAAGCCCCCCGCACGCCGGGAGAGGAGAGCGTCTCGCTGCCCGGGCAGTGCGAGGCCCCCGCCCCGCAGACCTCCGCCggccagtatttcaccaccctgCACACCTCGCTCTGCGACATTATTTCGTGCTCGGTGTCCAGGACCTCCCCGGAGCTCCTGCGGGAGTGGTTGAAGAAGGCAGAGCCGGCGGAGGAGCTCGGAGAGATGCCCAAATCCCCCCTCAAGCCCAAGAACGGCTCCAAGATCCCCGAACCTCAGAAGCCCACCAAAGGCAAGGAGATCTGGCTGGCTTTCCAGGACGTGGCCGCTCTCCTCACCAACCTGCTCTCTCAGCTGGAGACCTTCATGTTTGCTCGCAAGTGTCCTTTCCCCCACGTAGTCCGGGCAGGGGCCGTCTTCATCCCCATCCACGTGGTGAAGGAGAAGCTCTTCCCCAAGCTCCCCGGGACCTCCGTTGACCAAGTGCTGCAGGAGCACAAGGTGGAGCTGCGCCCCACCACGCTCTCGGAGGAGAGGCACTTGAGGGACCTGGAGCTGAAGAGCTGCACATCACGCATGCTGAAGCTCCTGGCGCTCAAGCAGCTCCCCGACATCTACCCGGACCTGCTGAACCTCCACTGGCACGACTCCATCAGGCAGCAGCTCGGTAGGTAG